A section of the Methanosarcina mazei S-6 genome encodes:
- a CDS encoding tetratricopeptide repeat protein, which translates to MQYEKALEFNPDHVETLCSYGCVLYRLSQLDKAEEVYRRALLLDPDHVESHCGYGILLNRRGQKTEAGLHYARALEIDPEHVESNFRYARLLEEKGEPIEAETYYIVALKADPESSKLHLYYARLLAQHGLIHGARVHFRYALKISPEDVEAHCEYARLLARFGHRHEAEVQYKKALELNPGHFGSLSGYGDLLKEKGQYTEAEKIYRQAECFRQDAW; encoded by the coding sequence ATTCAGTATGAAAAAGCTCTTGAGTTCAATCCTGACCATGTGGAAACCCTTTGCAGTTATGGCTGCGTGCTTTACAGGCTCAGCCAGCTGGATAAAGCCGAAGAAGTATATAGAAGAGCCCTTCTTCTTGACCCCGATCATGTCGAATCGCACTGCGGGTATGGAATTTTGCTCAACAGGCGCGGACAGAAAACCGAAGCAGGCCTCCATTATGCACGTGCTCTTGAAATCGACCCGGAGCACGTTGAATCAAATTTCCGCTATGCACGTCTGCTTGAGGAAAAAGGGGAGCCAATTGAGGCCGAAACTTATTACATAGTAGCTCTCAAAGCAGACCCCGAAAGCTCTAAACTCCACCTTTATTATGCCCGCCTGCTTGCACAACACGGACTCATCCATGGGGCAAGAGTGCACTTCAGGTATGCGCTTAAAATTAGCCCTGAAGACGTTGAAGCTCACTGCGAATATGCAAGGCTGCTTGCCAGGTTCGGGCACAGGCATGAAGCTGAAGTTCAGTACAAAAAAGCCCTTGAACTCAACCCCGGGCATTTTGGGAGCCTTTCCGGTTATGGAGATCTGCTTAAAGAAAAGGGGCAGTACACCGAAGCTGAAAAAATTTACAGGCAGGCAGAATGTTTCAGACAGGACGCCTGGTAA
- a CDS encoding IS110 family RNA-guided transposase has protein sequence MDGEINKSCGLDIHKRFVIATILSRSGEKQQHRFARDDDGILDLKNLVTSEKCDVVACESCDVVACESTSDFWVPIYEALIDHLPVIVGNARDMKAFTHKKTDKIDSEVIAKLALNKMVQPSRVFPKKHREFRSYVRLRLTLVRKRTDIKNETHAILSSEMLHLGDVLTDIFGKNGRAILAGISSGKNIDQIIESLSPNVRKKSVQIREILDREISQSAAIRLQICLNLIKHLDEEIEVLEREIFNYAYQKHKREMEILMSVPGIGELGAATLIAEIGDFRDFPTGDKLASWLGIVPNVYQSADKYHNGRITKRGSKVARWILTQIAQAAARKKNSRLKEFFNRKKKTIGYAKAIIALARKIATIIWHLITNDEMYEDETGYQKGEVKKRKIVEAEIFSVDERITIISGIIAIMGKKEGEST, from the coding sequence TTGGACGGAGAAATAAACAAATCTTGTGGTTTAGACATTCACAAACGTTTTGTTATTGCTACTATCCTCAGTAGATCCGGTGAAAAACAACAACATCGTTTTGCCAGAGATGATGATGGGATTTTAGATCTTAAAAATTTGGTAACCTCTGAAAAATGTGATGTTGTTGCCTGTGAATCATGTGATGTTGTTGCCTGTGAATCAACAAGTGATTTCTGGGTTCCGATTTATGAGGCATTGATAGATCATTTGCCTGTTATAGTTGGAAATGCTCGAGATATGAAAGCATTTACACATAAAAAAACAGATAAAATAGATTCCGAAGTAATTGCAAAACTTGCATTGAATAAGATGGTTCAACCATCAAGAGTTTTTCCGAAGAAACATAGAGAATTCAGGTCATACGTCAGGCTTCGCCTAACTCTTGTAAGAAAAAGAACGGACATTAAAAATGAAACTCATGCAATTCTTTCCTCCGAAATGTTACATCTGGGTGATGTTCTGACTGACATTTTTGGAAAAAATGGTAGAGCAATTCTAGCAGGAATCTCTTCAGGTAAAAATATTGATCAAATTATAGAGTCGCTTTCTCCAAATGTTCGGAAAAAGAGTGTTCAGATAAGGGAAATTCTGGATAGAGAAATATCACAGAGTGCTGCAATAAGGCTTCAGATATGTCTGAATCTTATAAAACATTTAGATGAAGAAATTGAAGTTCTTGAAAGAGAAATTTTCAATTATGCTTATCAAAAGCATAAAAGGGAAATGGAAATTTTGATGTCAGTTCCAGGTATTGGGGAGCTTGGTGCGGCAACTCTAATTGCTGAAATAGGAGATTTCAGGGATTTTCCAACGGGAGATAAACTTGCTTCATGGCTTGGAATAGTTCCTAATGTGTATCAATCTGCAGATAAATACCATAACGGAAGAATCACTAAGAGAGGATCAAAAGTAGCAAGGTGGATTCTAACTCAGATTGCTCAAGCAGCAGCAAGAAAGAAAAATAGCAGATTAAAGGAGTTTTTTAACAGGAAAAAGAAGACAATTGGATATGCTAAGGCAATTATTGCCTTAGCAAGGAAAATTGCAACAATAATATGGCATTTGATCACAAACGATGAGATGTACGAAGATGAAACAGGATACCAAAAGGGAGAAGTTAAAAAGAGAAAGATTGTTGAGGCAGAGATATTCTCGGTTGATGAAAGGATAACAATAATTAGTGGAATTATCGCAATTATGGGAAAAAAGGAAGGAGAGAGTACGTGA
- a CDS encoding DUF434 domain-containing protein, producing the protein MQESTASFPGSDPKEKLLKPARDIRSILRWGYPKFATIRFVAEHSRLSAEERHILSRVIVSPEKVVSRIRKKIACDSINNRDLLLDGYNVLLSVDSLLKNEPMWFCDDGYIRDTRYYFGKKNQAEDLEEALDSVLEFLSEASLKSVSFLLDSQISRSGELAGFIRRKIENYGILGDAYTSKTADFDLKREGGNSEKNLIIATSDGIIIDSVRQVLDIPACLMEKKGIEPLRLY; encoded by the coding sequence ATGCAAGAGAGTACTGCCTCTTTTCCCGGGTCAGACCCGAAAGAAAAATTGTTGAAGCCTGCCAGAGATATCCGGAGTATCCTGCGCTGGGGCTATCCTAAATTCGCAACTATCCGTTTTGTAGCTGAGCATTCCAGGCTAAGCGCAGAGGAGCGGCACATTCTCAGCAGAGTAATTGTTTCCCCGGAAAAAGTAGTCTCGAGGATCAGGAAGAAAATAGCCTGTGATAGCATAAATAACAGAGACCTTCTGCTTGATGGGTACAATGTCCTGCTGAGTGTCGACAGCCTCCTCAAAAACGAACCCATGTGGTTCTGCGACGACGGATATATCAGGGACACACGCTATTATTTCGGCAAAAAAAACCAGGCTGAAGATCTCGAGGAAGCCCTTGACTCAGTCCTTGAATTTTTATCAGAAGCCAGCCTGAAGTCAGTAAGCTTCCTTCTTGATTCACAGATTAGCCGGAGTGGAGAACTTGCAGGTTTCATCCGCCGCAAAATTGAAAATTACGGGATTTTGGGAGACGCATACACATCAAAAACTGCGGATTTTGACCTGAAAAGAGAAGGAGGAAATTCAGAAAAAAACCTTATCATTGCGACTTCAGATGGAATTATAATCGATTCAGTTCGGCAGGTACTTGATATCCCTGCCTGCCTTATGGAAAAAAAAGGAATTGAGCCTCTACGGCTTTACTGA
- a CDS encoding tetratricopeptide repeat protein, whose product MEMDAVDKLVFHVIEKVSEDECDLDKATESVISFSHENLLSPETLLKLSFIFGNDKMFREEYVVSRASASLFSGKMREEAHMVAGKTASLLGLMESAAREFKEILEENPGNIEALCGYGSMLAGAG is encoded by the coding sequence ATGGAAATGGATGCCGTAGACAAGCTGGTTTTTCATGTAATCGAGAAGGTCTCTGAAGATGAATGTGATCTCGATAAGGCAACTGAGTCTGTCATTTCTTTTTCACATGAGAATTTGCTTTCACCTGAGACCCTGCTGAAACTCTCCTTTATTTTCGGCAATGATAAGATGTTCCGGGAAGAATATGTAGTCTCAAGGGCTTCTGCTTCTCTTTTCTCAGGTAAAATGCGGGAAGAAGCCCATATGGTGGCAGGAAAAACGGCTTCTTTACTGGGGCTTATGGAATCCGCTGCCAGGGAATTCAAAGAAATTCTTGAAGAAAATCCGGGAAATATAGAAGCCCTCTGCGGATATGGATCTATGCTTGCCGGGGCAGGGTAG
- the ala gene encoding alanine dehydrogenase, which translates to MEVLWLAQEEVKSVMDMHSDMQVVERAFRQHGLGKVQMPPKSYLYYTAYNGDLRTMPAYLEEEDITGVKIVNVHPGNPTRNLPTVMALIILISPETGAPVAIMDGTYLTDIRTGAAGGIAAKYLARKDSKVIGLVGAGNQARTQLESLCEVFEPESVRITSRTKESCEQFIRDMADIVPCEIHYEESIEKVCDCDILVTTTPSRKPIVKASWIKEGTHINAIGADAVGKEELDPEILLRAKVIVDDMIQALHSGEVNVPLSKHYISENDIHAQLGEVMVGLKPGRTSEEEITIFDSTGLAIQDVATAHLVYERAVREGLGRQVRMF; encoded by the coding sequence ATGGAAGTTTTGTGGCTGGCTCAGGAAGAAGTAAAAAGTGTTATGGACATGCATTCCGATATGCAGGTAGTTGAAAGGGCTTTCAGGCAGCACGGGCTTGGCAAGGTGCAGATGCCGCCTAAGTCCTATCTTTACTATACTGCTTACAACGGCGACCTGCGTACAATGCCTGCATACCTTGAAGAAGAGGACATTACCGGCGTAAAGATTGTAAATGTCCACCCCGGAAACCCCACGCGCAACCTGCCCACAGTAATGGCGCTGATCATTCTTATTTCCCCTGAGACCGGAGCCCCTGTAGCGATCATGGACGGGACCTACCTGACAGATATCAGGACAGGTGCAGCCGGTGGAATTGCCGCAAAATACCTTGCAAGGAAAGACTCGAAAGTAATCGGGCTTGTAGGCGCAGGAAACCAGGCAAGGACCCAGCTTGAATCTCTTTGTGAGGTTTTTGAGCCTGAATCTGTCAGGATTACCTCCAGGACAAAGGAAAGCTGTGAACAGTTTATCCGGGATATGGCAGATATCGTGCCCTGCGAAATTCATTATGAAGAAAGCATTGAAAAGGTCTGTGACTGTGATATCCTTGTCACAACAACCCCTTCCAGAAAACCAATTGTAAAAGCCAGCTGGATCAAAGAAGGCACTCATATAAATGCAATAGGCGCAGATGCAGTAGGAAAAGAAGAACTTGACCCCGAAATTCTCCTCCGTGCCAAGGTTATTGTCGACGACATGATCCAGGCTCTCCATTCCGGAGAAGTGAACGTCCCCCTATCCAAACACTATATCTCGGAAAATGATATCCATGCCCAGCTCGGAGAAGTGATGGTCGGTCTCAAGCCCGGAAGGACCAGTGAGGAAGAGATTACGATATTTGATTCCACAGGGCTTGCAATCCAGGATGTAGCAACCGCACACCTGGTCTATGAAAGGGCTGTCCGTGAAGGGCTTGGCAGACAGGTCCGCATGTTCTGA